GATGTCGATCTCGAACACTCGTTTGAGCAACCGGAGGCCCAGCTGATGCGGGTCGGCGCCGATGGATGTGGTGTGTCACCGTGATCATCTGAGGTGTCAGTCGCGTTGACCGGCCCGCCCGGAGAGCCAGGCACAGGGAGATTGCCTGCTTGGCGCCCCGAGGATGGAATGATCTCGGCACGCAGCTTGGCGTTGGGCGCGAGCACGCCATGGAAGCG
This genomic window from Pseudomonadota bacterium contains:
- a CDS encoding transposase, whose amino-acid sequence is MLQLKSPYNDGTTHIVMSPLEFMQRLAVLVPRPRPHLIRFHGVLAPNAKLRAEIIPSSGRQAGNLPVPGSPGGPVNATDTSDDHGDTPHPSAPTRISWASGCSNECSRSTSSSAPSVPALLTLALIS